The nucleotide window gaaaagacaagcaacccactGGGAGAAAATAGCCACATTTCATATATATGACagggacttgtatccagaatacataaataattcttatagctcaacaataaaaagacaataaagacaacaactcaatttaaaaatagaaaatatatataaacagatCCTGCActgaagaggacatacaaatgactAATAAGCACACAAAAGATGCTCACTATCATTAgtcattaaagaaatacaaattataaccacaataagatatcatttcATAACATTTataatggctataataaaaagacagatgATAAGAAATGTTGTTGAGTATTTGGAGAAACAGACACCCTCATACTTTGCTGGGGTAGATGAAAAATTGTGctgccattttggaaaacagttttgcagtttcttaaaaagttaaacatcaaTTTGCCACATGATTCAGTAACTCCAGCCTTAGGCATacaacaaagagaaatgaaaacttgtccacacaaagacttgcaCATGAATGcaagcattattcacaagagccaaaaactggaaacaagctGGATGCCTACCCACTAGTGATTGAGTAAACAGACAAAATGTATTATATCCCtaaaatggaatgttatttgcaataaaaagcaatgaagtattaaaaatatcatgTTAATTGAAGGAAGCTACACAAAAAGACCACatgttgtatgatttcatttagatgaaatgtctagaataggcaaattcatagaggcagaaagtagattagtggttaccTGGGGCTTCACATGGGAATGAGGATTAGTTATAAATGAGCATGAGGGACCTTATTGGGGGAggtgaaaatgttctgaaactgATTATAGTGATGGCTGAACCACTCAGTAAAGttactaaaaatcatttaattatacacttgaaatggATGAATgttatgatatataaaatatatctcaataaatctctTAAAATAGGAAAAGCACAGTAGGGAAAACTGGGTGGGAAGTAAACAGGAACTCCACACTATCTTTACAACTTTTCTACAAATCTAAAgttattctgaaataaaaatctattttaaaaattaacaatatggTATAGGATTCATATCTGTATGTGGCAATCCCTGTCTATGTAAAAAggcatttacaaaatgaaatagtTAAGATGCCGTTACAAATCAGCATTAACagataaacatttcaaacaattttGATAATACAGAACACTGACTGTAAGCCCCAATTAAACAAAATGTTAGCCCCCCAAAAGAATTCCATTATTCACACTATTAGTCCTGTATTACCAAAAATACTCtcctgttgttattattatattttgaaattcatcaataaacatttgttgaaaattttcTCTCTTGTTATATAAGCACCTACAAATTATTCAGGATTTTGCCTTTtggtccacaaagcctaaaatgtttacaGAAAGTTTGCCAAGCCCTATTCAACACCATAATGAGATACATATAACATAGTTCTTTCCGGAATGTATTCTTATCATTACCTAATTTTGGCATACTGTCCTTCTGGATATGTCCTATAAAGGATAAGCTTTGCATCTCTTCAGTTATGGCACTATTTGGGATTTCCCTAAACAGAAATACTATGAGCTTAATAGTTCCAGCAAAGCCTAGATATCATCGTTATTACCTCAATATTAAAAGGCTAACACCATACCACTGTATAAAGATGACCCACATCAACTTGTGTCACCAGGCTACGAACTCACGGAGGGCTCCTATGGCATTACACTCTGCCTTTGGCATCACCCTAGCACATCACCTTACTATGGTGCCATATGCTGTCACTGCTGTGACACAATTCTGTTCTGATGCTTTTCTGCCGAGATGTCAGAATAGTTTATCCCTACTTCTTTCCACTCATGCTGGCAGTAAGGAGGGGGAGGGTTGCCACAGCCACCAGTAAGAGCTCAGTGGATAGTACACAAGTCCTACTGTTGTCCCTTCCGCCTGCAGGTCAGAAACCCCGTGGGACAGGACCTTTAGGCTCCCATAACTCTCTTGCCATGATTCCGCAACCGGTTCACAAGGCCAACTCAAGGCCCCACAGCGACCACCCACCCCGGTTCCACACGAAGCGGATCTCAGTACCTGACTCCATTCTCCAGCTGTCATCCTGGGCCAATTCCACCCGGCCCTAGACTACGGTGGCCGCGAGGTACCCTGGAACTTGTAGTTCCGCGCTGCTAGGGGCAGAGTCAATGATAGCCACAGAGGCGCCGCCGGAAACTGAGCTCAAACTGCAACTCCCAGACGCGCCCTGCGCTGGGGAAAGGAGCAATGGAACGAGGAAGGTCGGTGATTGGTGAAACTCCATTGGTTCTTTTGATTGGCAGTTGGAGCCGGCTACGGGAGGTCGTTGGTCTTGCTGCACGGAGATTCTTGGAAAGCGAGATGGAAGGGTTTGTGTCTAACTTAATGGTCTGCAATCTGGCCTACAGCGGAAAGCTGGAGGAGTTGAAAAAGGAGATCCTGGGCGATAAATCCCTGGCTACTAGAACTGACCAGGTAAAGCAACGCTGGGGCCTTTTCTCAGGCGGCAGCGGTGACGTAGACATGCGTGGCTGTCTGGTATGGCCCCAGCAAAGGCCTGTTCCCTGAGGGCCAGATCCCCGCCCCTGTCAATTCAGCCTCATCCCTCAGGATACAGAATGGGACGGTCGGAGCTAGTCCTGCAAacctgagttttgtttttgttgttgtttgttttgttttgttttgtttgcctagTACTTAGCTAGCTGAATTTTGGGTATTGTAGATTGCTGCGTTTCTCAGAAATGCCCCATTTTTGAGCTGTCCCTGAGGAGGAAAGCTTTTATTTCTATGTGTGTCTTTTACAAGTGATTTTATTCAGTGAAACACGTGTAACTGAACTCCTCGACTGGGCCAGACAGCTTGCTAGGAGTTGGGGAGACGGTCTAGTGGAAAAAGCGGATATGCATAAAGTAACCCCAAATCATATGTTCGATTACAAATTGTGAAATTCAGGAAAGAAGTTTACGTGGTGCTTTCAGAACATATAAAGGGAGGACCTGCTTTAATCTCCCTTAGAAAAGCGGAATTTTATTGAAAAGGCTGTGCGAAGGAAGTTAGACCTTTCAGGATAAGTGGAATTTTCTTGGAGGATGAAAGGGCATTATATACGCAGAAACAGAACAAATGTCATTGGACTTTGGGAAGAGTTTTTTTCTGCCCTCCTGCTCAAAGGACCCTCATGCTTTCACCCTCGGTTTCTAAGAAGATTCATGGTGCCCTTAGTAAGCCACCAAGTATTTGTAGATTGCCTCCTATTTGACAGGCACCCTGCTAATAAGCAATAGCGATACAGTGTCACATAATTAGAGATGTCCATTTCGTGTCTTTGGAAAGAGAATTAGAAATCAGGAGACGTTTTTTCCTGGAACTTTCCTTTATTGCTTAACCTGAAAATGGCTTTAGCTGTGCCTAATTTATCTTCATTATGGTCTAGTAATATTTAATACTTAAGGATGTTAAATTATGATCAAATGATACTTCCAACCACTCTTCATCAACTCAATGGCGTAAAAAGAGGGAAGCTATTCGAGGCCAAGAGACTTAAGAAACATAACCAAATGCAACTTGTGGGACTTGTATGGATCCTGATTGAAATAAACCAACTGTGAAAAGACAATTGTGGAATTCTGGGTATTAGATGTTATAAAAGTTAgtgttaatttacttttattgttttagagtTAGTGTTAAATTTAATAGGTGTAATAATGGTTTCAGCACTATGTAGAAAAGTGTTCTTGTTTCTTAGATACTGAAATATTTAGGAATGAAAAGTCATAATATTTAGGGTTTGTTTCTAAAAACTTAAGCAATGAAAAATTTGATGAAGCAAATATGGCATATGGGTTTCTACTATATTCCctctatttttatatgttttgaaatttgaCATAAAGTTTCAAATACCATTTTCTTTTACATAGGGCTAGAGAAATAcagcttattattttttaaaaaaagtaatatggCTCTCTAGTTCTGTATGtggtatgtattttaaaaggatataCAGATAATTTCAACtagttttattaacatttttccccATAAGATACATTTGGTCTTTCTAGAGAATTGAAACAGAAACTTGTGTCCCAGCCTCACCatttaatagctgtgtgaccttggacaagttgcttACCCTGAGGGGTcttagtttactcatctgtaaaatggggataatatccACTGTACAGGGAATTAAATGAAGCATAGGTAaaactagcacagtgcctgacataaaAGTAGAGAAATAATGCAATTATAAGCAGCTAAAGCTCTTTTTCTGCCAAAGCATTCAAATCAGTTTCTTACTCTCCTGTTTCATGGCTGTATTCTGTCCAGAGTTACTTATATTCATCAATGTATTATCCCCATATTACTAAAACTTGATCTCTCTTATATTAGTAATAATATGGTTTAAGGTCACCTACCTGAGGATCCAGTGCTCCCCACTTCTTGTTTCCAAATTACAGGTTTGCTGGCccccatcttatttttttctgctttcttaccTTAGTTGTTCTATTTCTCTTCAAAAGTGTTGATCtaattgtttctctctttcctatgTAGGACAGCAGAACTGCATTGCATTGGGCATGCTCAGCTGGACATACAGAGATTGTTGAATTCTTGCTGCAACTTGGTGTGCCAGTGAATGATAAAGATGATGTGAGTACTAGGCAGAGTTGATAAATTTTAAGTTATCTGTAAACTTCATACTGGTGTTTACTGAAGCCTGAGTATTAAGCTTACAAACAAAATTGTAACCTTTATTACTAGGAAATTACAGTATGGCCCTGGTGACCAAGTACAGAACTAAtggttgtattattttaaaatattagttttgcCACTAATACCCTATAATTTAAGGTAAATATGTGGAGCAAGGCTTATTACAATGTCCTTTTCACAGACTATAGACCTGTTTTTGTATGTTGGAAATTTGTTTTTGGTAAATATTGCCAAAATTATGAGGGCCTAGATATCTTCTTTGTTATATAAATTATTGTAATGGTTTGGCTATATTAGGATAAGAATTGTGAAGAATAAggatgaaaacttttttttttgacaaagatTCTTTTTCAAGGATGCTCATTGAAGTAATACTTAATTagtaaaggaataaaaacaattcaGTGAAGGAACGGCTGGATGCAATGAGTATATCCAtatgataaaataatatgcaCCAGTAAAGTTATGATTCTaaagaatgacagaaaaattctCACAACAAAATGATAAGTGGAAATTGTGGAAAGTGCAACTCACAGAACTTTATATCCTCTGATCCCAATCACATTGAGATCACACattagaaaacacatttgaattACACTTAAGTATCATTGCCTCTGTGTTATGGGATTATgggtggtttttcttttctttggtgtACATCTGCTTTCCGAATTTTCTGTAGTGCTTAATGAAGGGAAAACACAGAATGTTGTCTTTTTTAAGATCACAAACAGTTCTTTGTAAACCCTGGGTAAATGTTACTATTAATCTCGGTGCCTTTGTCCCCTGGTTTGTGTACCGCCCCACTCTTTTGCAGGCGGGTTGGTCTCCTCTTCATATCGCTGCTTCTGCTGGCCGGGATGAGATTGTAAAAGCCCTTCTGGGAAGAGGTGCTCAAGTGAATGCTGTTAATCAAAATGGCTGTACTCCCCTACATTATGCAGCTTCCAAAAACAGGCATGAGGTAGGATTTTATTCCTAGGTGACTCCTTGTGAATTCTAAACCTGTATGCAAACACAAATAGATCTTGGCATGGTTTTCTTCTCCATCCTTCCAGATTGCTGTCATGTTACTAGAAGGCGGGGCTAATCCAGATGCTAAGGACCATTATGAGGCTACAGCAATGCACCGGGCCGCAGCCAAGGGTAACTTGAAGATGATTCATATTCTTCTGTACTACAAAGCATCCACAAACATCCAAGACACTGAGGGTAACACTCCTCTGTAAGTGACAAGTAGCAGTCATTTGTATTCTATCTGACATTAGCCCTCTTACACTTATTCTTACacatcatttccttttattattctcCTTATAAAGGtaacacatgtatatgtatacttTTGAAAGTACACAAAAgtataaagacaaaaattttaaatgcatatcaTCTTGCCACCCAGAATCAACCactgataatatttttttatgaattttctcccagtcttttaTGTGTAACTgcatattttaccttttttttgtAAAACTGGGATCATACTGTATATGTAGTTTTATATGTTGTTCTTTTCACCTCATTAAATATCATGAGAATTGTCAAATGTTacgaagtatttttaaaacatttttgaatggCTGTATAcaattccattttatggatattCCATAATTTATTGTTCCTCTGTtactatatatttgtttttttgaatttcccactattataaataatgctacattgACCAACTTTCAACAAAAATTTTTGGACATATTGCTGATTATTACCTTAGCCCAGATTGGGTAAACAAATAACACACATTTTAAAGCTATTGGTATATGTTGCCAAATTACTCCCAGAAGGGAGTATCATTATGCCCTCCCAACAGCAGTTTGAGAGTGCCTATTAGCCCCTCACCAACActgaaaatatcctttttttgTATGCAACATGGTATTTCATAGttgtaatttacatttttttattatcagtgaacctaaacatttttaatgccTACAACTGtacctttctgttttcttttttatttccttttcgtgaattaatttatttttattgatttttaagcaCCTGTGACTtgagaggaaaaatattaatattctgcCATGttagctgaaaatatttttccagtttgttttttcatgttgttcatgacttttttaaataacagaagtCAAACCTATTGATTTTCTCTTATGACTAGAAAGATTTCCTCACCCTGAAATTAGTTAAATATTcacctttattttattgtagCATGGGTTTTAGTTGAGAGTTATGGTTACTGTTTTTCATTTAACTCAAATCCATTTGGAACTGATTTATGTGTATGGCCTGAAGCCATCATCTaccttgatatttttcttatagtacttggtcatttttctttattgaatggTGACTCTTTTTGAGCCAGATATTCTGATTCTGCTTTTTGGTCCAAAGTGAGAttcaatattttctaatttgactttaaaccagctttttaaaaaatattgttttcttaactcttagttttaaaaatcttttctgtaGTTCTGAGTGACTCTGTTTAGAAAGATTTGCATATTACTCTTTTttccaaaacaagaaagaaggtgGCCTGGAGAAATCTAGATGTTGGGCAGTATAGGGTCTTGGAAGAGCCTAGGATTTACAAACTCAGCCACTTACCAACTATATTAAATACTTAAGTAACTTGGAGTAGTTACTTAATCTTCCTGAGTTTTAATTTACTAATCTGTAATATGAGAATAATAATTTTTCCTCAGTAGATTGTTGtgagatagaaataaaataacatgttaaGTGTCTAATACTCTGCCTCACAAACTGTAAGTGCCCAACAAGTTTCTCCCCTCAGTTGTTGCTCAGTCATGTTATCAGAGGCAAGAACTTTAATATCTGTCACAATTTCAACTATAAAATGGTGGTAGAAATACCTCGTTAACTTACAAGGTGGATATAagaatcaaatgagaaaatattttacactacttttaaaatataaaccataCAAATTCCTATTACCAAATTATAAATAGGGGCTTTTCTAAATTTAAACTTGAAATGATTGCATGTGTTTGGTTTAAATTACTGCTAACCTCAATaacacaaagaatttttttcttagtttggcatttattttttttaattacatcttATTGTTTATTGTATTACATTTGTCCCGGTGTTATCCCCTTGCTCCCCTCCATCCAGCAacccctccctcaggcaatccccccaccattgttcatgtccatgggccatgcatataagttctttggctactccatttcctatactgtactttacatccccatggctattctgtaactacctatttgtacttcttaatcccctcacctcacCCATTCTCCtataccccctcccatctggcaaccatcaaaaagcTCTCcctgtccatgattctgtctctgttcttgtttgcttagtttattttttagattcaattgttgacaggtatgtatttattgccgttttattattcatagttttgatcttaagTCCCTttgtcatttcatataataattgtttggtaatgacaaactcctttagttttttcttgtctgggaagctctttatctgcccttcaattccaaatgatagctttgctgggtagagcaatgttggctgtaggccctgattttcatgactttgaatatttcttgccagtcccttctagcctgcaaaatttctttttagaaatcaacTGACAATCTTATGGGGACTGCCCTGTAGGTAACTCActtattttgctgcttttaagattctctctttaaccattggcattttaattatgatgtgtcttggagtgggcctctttgcatgcatcataattgggactctctgtgcttccaggacttacatgtctatttccttcattgagttacagaagttttctttcattaattttttcaaatggatttccaatttcttgctctttctcttctccttctgacacccctatgatgtgaatgttggaacagttgaagttttcccagaggccaTGGACACTATCTTtgttttttgcattctttttcctattctgattggttgttgttttttttttcttctttatgttccaaaccactgctttgattcttggcttcattcactctacagttgtttccctgcaaattgttctttatttcagttagtgtatcctttgtttctatctggatcttttttatgctgttgaggtcctaagttccttgagcatcctcataagcactgttttgaactcagcatctgatagattgcttatctccatttcatttttctctatttctggatTATTGATCTcttgtttcatttgggccttgtttcttgtctcctcattttgccagcctccctgtgcttgtttctatgtattaggtagaccagctatgactccctgtcttggtagcacaGCCTAATGTATTTTGTGTCCTGTgagatccagtggcacagctgcccatatcatccaagctgggtattcaaggtgtgcccttcatgtggtcTGAGTctaccctcctcttatagttgagctttggttCCTATTGGCAGGTCAgggggagggatttacccaggccagggtatatgcaaggattggctgtgaccactgaccaccaacctctgccctccatggaggatcagctgtgcaagggcagggtgaTGTTGCTCCAACGTGGTCTGCTGCTGTCCCCTGGATGCTCAGACCttggggtttcccgggtggtacaggccaaggtcagctcccccCTGTGTATTGtctggggctgccctgcctgagttatagagcaatctgagatagctgctacttgtgctaggtttggagattcccaggtgaagccaagctatcaatctagactggctgctgctagtgctgtgcTTGGGGCCACTTCATAAGAGATATAGGGGCTGGAgcctcactgaggctggctgttgctggtttgagaggatttaaggaagttgtgaagcatgagccaagaccagccattcttatggaaaagcagcttgggtgggcctgtaagttgagTGGGACAGAGCTTTGGGGTATCTCCAAGGTGGAGCATACAGTGTTAACCAgattgatagagtctcagatgtAGCAGCTGCCTGCCCTGTGGCTGTGTGGGGTGAGGGTTCACAAAAGGGAACATGGCCTCTTCCCAcatttctctctgggagaaagctattcCCCAGCTcttgctttgatgccagacacttcagttcgtCCCTGTATTCCAccggtgccttttaagctgctaccccagtgctaaAGCTCAGaagaagtgagtctgagtagaaTACTCCATGCATGAGTTCcataagaggaactgcttgggactccaaaaatttcttccaccaactcagtctccactggtttttgcagcctgaAGTTGTGGGGACCTACCTTTCTGGCACTGCaaacctgggctggagggcctgatGTGGAGCTGGGATGTCTTGCTTtagagatatccctcccaaatttttatccaccgcaTGTGGATGTGGTagagcccattccacatctgaaTCCCTcacaccagtctggatggatgtggttcctttaattccatagttgtcagacttccattcaacttgatttctgacagttgtAAGTGATGGCTGTTCTttactttagttgtaattctgatgtagttgtgggaggaggcaagccGTGTTTACTTACTTATTCTGCCATCTTGCCCAGAAATTAGGCTGGCATTTagattccttcttttattatGATAGGACTAGATTATGATTTATGATCTGATGTTATAAGGCTATTTCACTGAATTTTAGCTTATAAATACTGTTCCCCATGCAAATTGATTTTACTTTCCTGATTAAATAACTTTCCAATATTACACTACCTAATAATATGCTCTTTAGAGTACCTATCAGGAAATCTTAGCCATTATGTAGAAGTAGTAGTGATTTGTTGGTCTTTGTTTCTCAATTTCAGACACTTAGCCTGTGATGAGGAGAGagtggaagaagcaaaactgCTGGTGTCCCAAGGAGCAAGTATTTACAttgagaataaagaagaaaagacaccCCTGCAAGTGGCCAAAGGTGGTCTGGGTTTAGCACTCAAGGGAATGGTGGAAGGTTAAGCAGCTTGGATTTATNNNNNNNNNNNNNNNNNNNNNNNNNNNNNNNNNNNNNNNNNNNNNNNNNNNNNNNNNNNNNNNNNNNNNNNNNNNNNNNNNNNNNNNNNNNNNNNNNNNNNNNNNNNNNNNNNNNNNNNNNNNNNNNNNNNNNNNNNNNNNNNNNNNNNNNNNNNNNNNNNNNNNNNNNNNNNNNNNNNNNNNNNNNNNNNNNNNNNNNNNNNNNNNNNNNNNNNNNNNNNNNNNNNNNNNNNNNNNNNNNNNNNNNNNNNNNNNNNNNNNNNNNNNNNNNNNNNNNNNNNNNNNNNNNNNNNNNNNNNNNNNNNNNNNNNNNNNNNNNNNNNNNNNNNNNNNNNNNNNNNNNNNNNNNNNNNNNNNNNNNNNNNNNNNNNNNNNNNNNNNNNNNNNNNNNNNNNNNNNNNNNNNNNNNNNNNNNNNNNNNNNNNNNNNNNNNNNNNNNNNNNNNNNNNNNNNNNNNNNNNNNNNNNNNNNNNNNNNNNNNNNNNNNNNNNNNNNNNNNNNNNNNNNNNNNNNNNNNNNNNNNNNNNNNNNNNNNNNNNNNNNNNNNNNNNNNNNNNNNNNNNNNNNNNNNNNNNNNNNNNNNNNNNNNNNNNNNNNNNNNNNNNNNNNNNNNNNNNNNNNNNNNNNNNNNNNNNNNNNNNNNNNNNNNNNNNNNNNNNNNNNNNNNNNNNNNNNNNNNNNNNNNNNNNNNNNNNNNNNNNNNNNNNNNNNNNNNNNNNNNNNNNNNNNNNNNNNNNNNNNNNNNNNNNNNNNNNNNNNNNNNNNNNNNNNNNNNNNNNNNNNNNNNNNNNNNNNNNNNNNNNNNNNNNNNNNNNNNNNNNNNNNNNNNNNNNNNNNNNNNNNNNNNNNNNNNNNNNNNNNNNNNNNNNNNNNNNNNNNNNNNNNNNNNNNNNNNNNNNNNNNNNNNNNNNNNNNNNNNNNNNNNNNNNNNNNNNNNNNNNNNNNNNNNNNNNNNNNNNNNNNNNNNNNNNNNNNNNNNNNNNNNNNNNNNNNNNNNNNNNNNNNNNNNNNNNNNNNNNNNNNNNNNNNNNNNNNNNNNNNNNNNNNNNNNNNNNNNNNNNNNNNNNNNNNNNNNNNNNNNNNNNNNNNNNNNNNNNNNNNNNNNNNNNNNNNNNNNNNNNNNNNNNNNNNNNNNNNNNNNNNNNNNNNNNNNNNNNNNNNNNNNNNNNNNNNNNNNNNNNNNNNNNNNNNNNNNNNNNNNNNNNNNNNNNNNNNNNNNNNNNNNNNNNNNNNNNNNNNNNNNNNNNNNNNNNNNNNNNNNNNNNNNNNNNNNNNNNNNNNNNNNNNNNNNNNNNNNNNNNNNNNNNNNNNNNNNNNNNNNNNNNNNNNNNNNNNNNNNNNNNNNNNNNNNNNNNNNNNNNNNNNNNNNNNNNNNNNNNNNNNNNNNNNNNNNNNNNNNNNNNNNNNNNNNNNNNNNNNNNNNNNNNNNNNNNNNNNNNNNNNNNNNNNNNNNNNNNNNNNNNNNNNNNNNNNNNNNNNNNNNNNNNNNNNNNNNNNNNNNNNNNNNNNNNNNNNNNNNNNNNNNNNNNNNNNNNNNNNNNNNNNNNNNNNNNNNNNNNNNNNNNNNNNNNNNNNNNNNNNNNNNNNNNNNNNNNNNNNNNNNNNNNNNNNNNNNNNNNNNNNNNNNNNNNNNNNNNNNNNNNNNNNNNNNNNNNNNNNNNNNNNNNNNNNNNNNNNNNNNNNNNNNNNNNNNNNNNNNNNNNNNNNNNNNNNNNNNNNNNNNNNNNNNNNNNNNNNNNNNNNNNNNNNNNNNNNNNNNNNNNNNNNNNNNNNNNNNNNNNNNNNNNNNNNNNNNNNNNNNNNNNNNNNNNNNNNNNNNNNNNNNNNNNNNNNNNNNNNNNNNNNNNNNNNNNNNNNNNNNNNNNNNNNNNNNNNNNNNNNNNNNNNNNNNNNNNNNNNNNNNNNNNNNNNNNNNNNNNNNNNNNNNNNNNNNNNNNNNNNNNNNNNNNNNNNNNNNNNNNNNNNNNNNNNNNNNNNNNNNNNNNNNNNNNNNNNNNNNNNNNNNNNNNNNNNNNNNNNNNNNNNNNNNNNNNNNNNNNNNNNNNNNNNNNNNNNNNNNNNNNN belongs to Phyllostomus discolor isolate MPI-MPIP mPhyDis1 chromosome X, mPhyDis1.pri.v3, whole genome shotgun sequence and includes:
- the PSMD10 gene encoding 26S proteasome non-ATPase regulatory subunit 10 isoform X2; the encoded protein is MEGFVSNLMVCNLAYSGKLEELKKEILGDKSLATRTDQDSRTALHWACSAGHTEIVEFLLQLGVPVNDKDDAGWSPLHIAASAGRDEIVKALLGRGAQVNAVNQNGCTPLHYAASKNRHEIAVMLLEGGANPDAKDHYEATAMHRAAAKDT
- the PSMD10 gene encoding 26S proteasome non-ATPase regulatory subunit 10 isoform X1 codes for the protein MEGFVSNLMVCNLAYSGKLEELKKEILGDKSLATRTDQDSRTALHWACSAGHTEIVEFLLQLGVPVNDKDDAGWSPLHIAASAGRDEIVKALLGRGAQVNAVNQNGCTPLHYAASKNRHEIAVMLLEGGANPDAKDHYEATAMHRAAAKGNLKMIHILLYYKASTNIQDTEGNTPLHLACDEERVEEAKLLVSQGASIYIENKEEKTPLQVAKGGLGLALKGMVEG